A window of the Planococcus citri chromosome 4, ihPlaCitr1.1, whole genome shotgun sequence genome harbors these coding sequences:
- the LOC135845852 gene encoding invertebrate-type lysozyme 3-like, which yields MNKFGALISSLFLLYASWNFSQAAQTPQIKVPADSNWCLGCICEAISGCNRSLQCSGDVCGLFRITWAYWADAGKPTVKNEDPNSQYAYANCTNNEVCAGTTVSNYLRKFAKDCNGDGQIDCYDYAAIHKYGGYSGCTTALSGEYYTKFSTCEKHLQTLGTNQSGTQ from the exons ATGAATAAATTCGGCGCTTTGATTTCGTCTCTTTTCTTGCTCTACGCTTCGTGGAATTTTTCTCAag CTGCACAAACTCCGCAAATCAAAGTGCCGGCTGATAGCAACTGGTGTTTGGGATGTATTTGCGAAGCCATTTCTGGATGTAATCGATCGTTGCAATGCTCCGGAGATGTTTGCGGATTGTTCCGGATTACTTGGGCTTATTGGGCTGATGCTGGAAAGCCAACGGTCAAGAATGAAGATCCTAATTCTCAATATG cttacGCCAACTGCACCAATAATGAAGTATGCGCTGGAACAACTGTCTCGAATTACTTGAGGAAATTCGCcaaa GATTGTAACGGAGACGGACAAATCGATTGCTACGATTACGCTGCCATTCATAAATATGGAGGCTACAGCGGATGCACGACGGCTTTAAGCGGAGAATATTACACGAAATTTTCAACCTGCGAAAAGCATCTCCAGACGTTAGGTACCAACCAATCCGGGACACAATGA